Proteins co-encoded in one Cyanobacteria bacterium QS_8_64_29 genomic window:
- a CDS encoding glutamate synthase large subunit, with protein sequence MDHSNPIPATPNHPAEPRAIAGERDACGVGFIASQTGESSHQLVRQALSALGCLEHRGACSADRDTGDGAGLMSAIPWPLFRNWLQQQQCEVPNPERFAVGMVFLPQQGAQASQARACIEQALQARAFRVLGWREVPIDHSVLGPEAQANQPRIEQVLVAAPEGLQGDALERALYPARAAADKQLAAISASCHVCSLSSCTLVYKGMLRSAVLGEFFQDLQDPHFESPFAVYHRRFSTNTMPRWPLAQPMRLLGHNGEINTLQGNINWMAAREAELASPHWSSADLEALTPLVDNERSDSANLDSVMELLVRAGHTPAEAVAILVPEAYQNQPELASYPEIVDFYEYYSGIQEPWDGPAMLTFSDGKTVGAALDRNGLRPARYCITREGYAIVSSEAGVVEIPEGDIVEKGRLGPGQTIAVDLERGEILKNWEIKQRIARQNLYGEWVRAHRAEAAKQPFNEAPSWDEAALRQQQAAFGYTAEDLEVVIQPMATQGKEPTFCMGDDIPLAVLSQQPHLLYDYFKQRFAQVTNPAIDPLRESLVMSLSMRLGARGNWLHPQPEDARLLKLESPVLNEAELAAVREHTDFSAQTLSTLYPAAEGPSGLEPTVRALCDRAEAAVRAGTEILVLSDRAPHPVDADHAYIPPLVAVGAVHHHLIRQGLRMRASLIVDTAQCWSTHHYACAIGYGASAVCPYLALESVRQWRSDPKTQKLMDKGKLEPISCAQAQQHYRKAVETGLLKILSKMGISLLSSYHGAQIFEAVGIGPELCELAFAGTTSRVGGLTVSELAQETLAFHQRGFPEPQGKKLENAGFVNARPGGEYHMNSPEMAKALHKAVRAYDNLDSGGNGHSGNGQDAFDHYELYKQHLQQRPATALRDLLDFASDREAIPIEEVEPVEAIVERFCTGAMSLGALSREAHESLAIAMNRIGGKSNSGEGGEDPLRFEVLNDVDGSGHSPTLPHLSGLKNGDTASSAIKQVASGRFGVTPEYLMSARQVEIKIAQGSKPGEGGQLPGKKVSPYIAMLRRSKPGVPLISPPPHHDIYSIEDLAQLIFDLHQINPQAGVSVKLVAEIGIGTIAAGVAKANADIIQVSGQDGGTGASPLSSIKHAGLPWELGVTEVHRTLMANGLRDRVVLRTDGGLKTGWDVLMAALLGAEEYGFGSVSMIAEGCIMARICHTNNCPVGVATQQERLRQRFSGTPGHVVNFFYFVAQEVRSLLARLGYRRLSEVIGRSDLLQPRSDLQLAKTQRVLDGLDCLLDLPDARADRSWLAHSGVHGNGPVLDDRLLRDPDIAGAIRDRGRVRQAWSIANTDRAVGARLAGAIARQHGDTGFDGQIALDFSGTAGQSFGAFTVPGMALTLTGEANDYVGKGMHGGEIAIQPAAEARYDPAENAIIGNTCLYGATGGVLYANGRAGERFGVRNSFARAVVLGAGDHCCEYMTGGAIVVLGPVGRNVGAGMTGGLGYFLDEDGRFPERVNGEIVKLQRVVTQVAERQLWELIATHAQKTGSRKAQRILDDWQRYLPQFWQIVPPAEENTQEANPQASEAEEKVLASAQ encoded by the coding sequence ATGGACCATTCAAACCCCATCCCGGCAACGCCGAACCACCCGGCTGAACCGCGCGCCATTGCAGGCGAACGAGACGCGTGCGGTGTGGGCTTTATAGCCTCGCAGACGGGCGAATCCAGCCACCAATTGGTGCGGCAGGCGCTATCGGCCCTGGGCTGTTTGGAGCACCGGGGTGCCTGCAGCGCCGACCGGGATACCGGGGATGGCGCGGGCCTGATGAGTGCCATCCCGTGGCCTTTGTTCCGCAACTGGTTGCAACAGCAGCAGTGTGAGGTTCCCAACCCCGAACGCTTTGCGGTTGGCATGGTGTTTCTGCCCCAGCAAGGGGCACAAGCCAGCCAGGCGCGCGCCTGCATCGAGCAAGCGTTGCAAGCTCGGGCGTTCCGAGTGTTGGGATGGCGCGAGGTCCCCATCGATCACAGCGTATTGGGCCCTGAAGCCCAAGCCAACCAGCCGCGCATCGAACAAGTACTGGTGGCCGCCCCTGAGGGCTTGCAAGGCGATGCCTTAGAGCGCGCGCTCTATCCGGCGCGAGCGGCTGCGGACAAGCAACTCGCCGCCATCTCAGCCAGCTGCCACGTTTGCTCGCTCTCGAGCTGTACCCTGGTCTATAAGGGGATGCTGCGCTCGGCCGTTTTAGGGGAGTTTTTCCAGGACCTGCAAGATCCCCACTTTGAGAGTCCTTTTGCGGTTTACCACCGCCGCTTTAGCACCAACACTATGCCGCGATGGCCCCTGGCGCAACCCATGCGCTTGCTGGGGCACAACGGCGAGATCAACACGCTCCAGGGCAACATTAACTGGATGGCCGCGCGCGAGGCCGAGCTGGCCTCGCCGCACTGGAGCAGCGCCGATCTCGAAGCCCTGACGCCGCTGGTGGACAACGAGCGCAGCGACTCGGCCAATCTGGACAGCGTCATGGAGCTGTTGGTGCGCGCCGGGCACACCCCTGCTGAGGCTGTGGCCATCCTGGTGCCCGAGGCCTATCAAAACCAGCCCGAGTTGGCCTCCTACCCCGAAATTGTCGATTTCTACGAGTACTACAGCGGCATCCAAGAGCCCTGGGATGGCCCGGCCATGCTGACGTTTAGCGATGGCAAGACCGTTGGGGCAGCCCTGGATCGCAACGGGCTGCGCCCCGCGCGCTACTGCATCACGCGCGAGGGCTACGCCATTGTCAGCTCGGAAGCCGGCGTTGTTGAGATCCCCGAGGGCGACATCGTCGAGAAAGGGCGCCTCGGCCCCGGCCAGACCATTGCCGTCGACCTCGAGCGCGGCGAGATCCTCAAAAACTGGGAGATCAAGCAGCGCATTGCCCGGCAAAACCTCTATGGCGAGTGGGTTCGCGCTCACCGAGCCGAGGCCGCCAAGCAACCCTTTAACGAAGCGCCCAGCTGGGACGAAGCAGCCCTGCGACAGCAACAAGCAGCGTTCGGTTACACGGCCGAGGACCTGGAGGTCGTCATCCAGCCCATGGCCACTCAGGGCAAAGAGCCCACATTTTGCATGGGCGATGACATTCCGCTGGCTGTCCTGTCGCAGCAACCGCACCTACTGTACGACTACTTCAAGCAGCGCTTTGCCCAGGTCACCAACCCGGCCATCGATCCGCTGCGTGAGAGCCTGGTGATGTCGCTGAGCATGCGGTTGGGCGCGCGCGGCAACTGGCTCCATCCCCAGCCTGAGGATGCGCGGTTGCTCAAGCTGGAGAGCCCGGTCCTCAACGAAGCCGAGCTGGCTGCCGTTCGCGAGCATACTGACTTTAGCGCGCAGACGCTATCTACGCTCTACCCCGCAGCCGAGGGGCCATCGGGATTGGAGCCGACCGTTCGCGCGCTGTGTGATCGCGCCGAAGCGGCCGTGCGGGCTGGTACCGAGATTTTGGTGCTCAGCGATCGCGCCCCGCATCCGGTCGATGCGGACCATGCCTACATCCCGCCGCTGGTTGCGGTCGGGGCAGTGCACCACCACCTCATCCGGCAGGGGCTGCGCATGCGGGCCTCGCTAATTGTCGATACGGCCCAGTGCTGGAGCACCCACCACTACGCCTGCGCCATCGGCTATGGGGCCTCGGCGGTCTGCCCGTATTTGGCCCTGGAGAGCGTGCGGCAGTGGCGCAGCGATCCCAAAACGCAAAAGCTGATGGACAAGGGCAAGCTCGAGCCCATAAGCTGCGCCCAAGCTCAACAGCACTATCGCAAGGCGGTGGAGACGGGACTGCTCAAGATCCTCTCCAAGATGGGGATTTCGCTGCTGTCGTCCTATCACGGCGCCCAGATCTTCGAGGCCGTCGGCATCGGCCCTGAGCTCTGCGAGCTGGCCTTTGCCGGGACCACCTCGCGCGTGGGCGGGCTCACCGTTAGCGAGCTGGCGCAAGAAACGCTGGCGTTCCACCAGCGCGGCTTCCCCGAGCCGCAAGGCAAAAAGCTCGAGAACGCCGGCTTTGTCAACGCGCGCCCGGGCGGCGAGTACCACATGAACAGCCCGGAGATGGCCAAAGCGCTGCACAAGGCCGTGCGCGCCTATGACAACCTCGACTCGGGCGGCAACGGCCACTCGGGCAACGGGCAGGACGCCTTCGACCACTACGAGCTCTACAAGCAGCACTTGCAGCAGCGCCCGGCAACGGCCCTGCGCGATTTGCTGGATTTTGCCAGCGATCGCGAGGCCATTCCCATCGAGGAAGTCGAGCCGGTGGAGGCCATCGTCGAGCGCTTCTGTACGGGGGCCATGTCGCTGGGCGCGCTCTCGCGCGAAGCCCACGAGAGCCTGGCCATTGCCATGAACCGCATCGGCGGCAAGTCCAACTCCGGTGAAGGGGGCGAGGATCCGCTGCGCTTTGAGGTCCTTAACGATGTTGATGGCAGCGGGCACTCGCCCACGCTGCCGCACTTGAGCGGCCTCAAAAACGGCGACACGGCCAGCTCGGCGATCAAGCAAGTGGCCTCGGGGCGCTTTGGGGTAACCCCTGAGTACCTGATGAGCGCCCGACAGGTGGAGATCAAGATCGCCCAGGGGTCCAAGCCCGGCGAGGGCGGTCAGCTCCCGGGCAAAAAAGTCAGCCCCTACATTGCCATGCTGCGGCGCTCCAAACCCGGCGTGCCGCTGATTTCACCCCCGCCGCACCACGACATTTACTCCATTGAGGACCTGGCGCAGCTCATTTTCGACCTGCACCAGATCAACCCGCAGGCTGGGGTTTCGGTCAAGCTGGTGGCCGAGATCGGCATTGGCACCATTGCGGCTGGCGTGGCCAAAGCCAACGCCGACATCATTCAGGTCTCAGGCCAAGACGGCGGCACGGGGGCCTCGCCGCTGAGCTCCATCAAGCACGCCGGCCTCCCCTGGGAGCTGGGCGTGACCGAGGTGCACCGCACGCTGATGGCAAACGGCCTGCGCGATCGCGTCGTGCTGCGCACCGACGGCGGTCTCAAAACCGGCTGGGACGTGCTCATGGCGGCCCTGCTGGGGGCCGAGGAGTACGGCTTTGGCTCGGTCTCCATGATTGCCGAGGGCTGCATCATGGCCCGGATCTGCCACACCAACAATTGCCCGGTGGGCGTTGCCACCCAACAGGAGCGGTTGCGGCAGCGCTTTAGCGGCACCCCCGGCCACGTGGTCAACTTTTTCTACTTTGTGGCCCAAGAGGTGCGCTCGCTGCTGGCGCGCTTGGGCTACCGCCGGCTCTCGGAGGTCATTGGCCGCTCGGACCTGCTGCAGCCGCGCAGCGACCTGCAGCTGGCCAAAACCCAGCGCGTGCTGGATGGCCTGGACTGCCTGCTGGATCTGCCCGATGCGCGCGCCGATCGCAGCTGGTTGGCCCACAGCGGCGTCCACGGCAACGGGCCCGTGCTGGACGATCGCTTGCTGCGCGACCCCGACATTGCCGGTGCCATTCGCGATCGCGGCCGCGTGCGCCAGGCCTGGTCCATTGCCAATACCGATCGGGCCGTGGGGGCGCGGCTGGCCGGTGCCATCGCCCGCCAGCACGGCGACACGGGCTTTGACGGGCAGATCGCGCTCGACTTTAGCGGCACGGCCGGCCAGAGCTTTGGGGCCTTTACCGTGCCGGGCATGGCACTCACCCTCACCGGCGAAGCCAACGACTACGTGGGCAAAGGCATGCACGGCGGCGAGATTGCCATCCAACCTGCCGCCGAAGCCCGCTACGATCCGGCCGAGAACGCCATCATCGGCAACACGTGCCTGTACGGGGCTACTGGCGGCGTCCTGTACGCCAACGGGCGAGCGGGCGAGCGCTTTGGCGTTCGCAACTCCTTCGCCCGGGCCGTGGTGCTGGGGGCCGGCGATCACTGCTGCGAGTACATGACCGGCGGCGCGATCGTGGTGCTCGGACCGGTGGGGCGCAACGTGGGCGCCGGCATGACTGGCGGCTTGGGCTACTTTTTGGACGAAGACGGGCGCTTCCCCGAGCGCGTCAACGGCGAGATCGTCAAGCTGCAGCGCGTGGTGACCCAGGTCGCCGAGCGGCAGCTCTGGGAGCTGATTGCCACCCACGCGCAAAAAACCGGCAGCCGCAAAGCCCAGCGAATTCTGGATGACTGGCAGCGCTACCTGCCCCAGTTCTGGCAGATTGTGCCGCCAGCCGAGGAAAACACCCAGGAAGCCAACCCGCAAGCTTCCGAAGCTGAGGAAAAAGTCCTGGCCTCAGCGCAGTAA
- a CDS encoding mannose-6-phosphate isomerase, whose product MVAESSQVATATAGAVPVEHRPWGSFSLLEQGPRYKIKRIEVEPGHRLSLQMHYHRSEHWIVVSGTAKVVCGDRELILGNNESTYVPQGTHHRLENPGAIKLVLIEVQNGEYVGEDDIVRYQDDYARD is encoded by the coding sequence ATGGTAGCCGAGTCCAGCCAGGTTGCGACGGCAACGGCCGGTGCAGTCCCAGTCGAGCACCGCCCTTGGGGCAGCTTCAGCCTGTTGGAGCAAGGCCCCCGCTACAAAATCAAGCGCATCGAGGTCGAGCCCGGGCATCGCCTCAGCCTGCAGATGCACTACCACCGCAGCGAGCATTGGATCGTCGTTTCGGGAACGGCCAAGGTGGTCTGCGGCGATCGCGAGCTCATCCTAGGCAACAACGAATCGACCTACGTTCCGCAGGGGACCCACCATCGGCTGGAGAATCCCGGTGCCATCAAGCTCGTTTTGATCGAGGTTCAAAATGGCGAGTACGTGGGCGAAGATGACATCGTGCGCTATCAGGATGACTACGCGCGCGATTGA
- a CDS encoding iron-sulfur cluster assembly accessory protein, giving the protein MPAAPIQLTPAARDEIARLQASREQTDCWLRLSVEAGGCAGWVYSLALVPECQPSDRCCQSNGIAIAIEAASERYLDGLRIDYSEDLMGGSFHFDNSAASETCGCGHSFALGPSEAAS; this is encoded by the coding sequence ATGCCAGCTGCCCCGATCCAGCTAACCCCAGCCGCCCGCGATGAGATCGCCCGCCTGCAAGCGAGCCGCGAGCAAACCGATTGCTGGTTGCGCCTGAGCGTTGAAGCCGGTGGGTGCGCGGGCTGGGTCTACTCGCTAGCGCTGGTGCCCGAGTGCCAGCCCAGTGATCGCTGCTGCCAGAGCAACGGCATCGCGATCGCGATTGAAGCCGCCAGCGAGCGCTACCTCGACGGCCTCCGCATCGATTACTCGGAAGACCTCATGGGAGGCAGCTTTCATTTCGACAACTCCGCTGCCAGCGAGACCTGCGGATGCGGCCATTCGTTTGCCCTAGGCCCATCCGAGGCTGCCAGCTAG
- a CDS encoding 30S ribosomal protein S12, whose translation MPTIQQLVRKGRSRSYEGSKSPAMRRCPQRRGVCTRVYTTTPKKPNSALRKVARVRLTSGYEVTAYIPGIGHNLQEHSVVLVRGGRVKDLPGVRYQVVRGALDTAGVKERRKGRSKYGTKRPK comes from the coding sequence ATGCCCACCATCCAGCAGCTCGTTCGTAAAGGACGCTCGCGGAGCTACGAAGGATCCAAATCGCCGGCAATGCGGCGCTGTCCGCAGCGCCGCGGCGTTTGCACGCGCGTCTATACCACCACGCCCAAAAAACCCAATTCGGCTTTACGTAAGGTGGCCCGCGTCCGGCTCACCTCCGGCTACGAGGTGACTGCCTACATCCCAGGCATCGGTCACAACTTGCAAGAGCACTCGGTCGTTTTGGTCCGAGGCGGCCGCGTCAAAGACTTGCCGGGCGTGCGCTACCAAGTCGTCCGCGGTGCCTTGGATACCGCCGGGGTTAAAGAACGCCGCAAAGGGCGTTCTAAGTACGGGACCAAGCGCCCCAAATAA
- a CDS encoding 30S ribosomal protein S7, translating into MSRRSTYQKRTVPPDPVYNSRLVGMMVRRLMVDGKKAKAAKILYDAFSIVGERTGADPLETFETAVSNVTPLVEVKARRVGGATYQVPMEVRSERGTALALRWLARFSRTRPGKTMSVRFANEIMDAANETGNAIRKREETHKMAEANKAFAHYRY; encoded by the coding sequence ATGTCCAGACGTTCCACCTATCAAAAGCGCACCGTTCCGCCCGATCCGGTCTACAACAGCCGCCTGGTCGGCATGATGGTGCGGCGGCTCATGGTCGATGGCAAAAAGGCCAAAGCCGCCAAAATTCTCTACGATGCCTTCTCCATTGTGGGCGAGCGAACGGGGGCGGATCCGCTCGAGACTTTTGAGACGGCCGTCAGTAATGTCACGCCGCTTGTGGAAGTCAAAGCCCGCCGCGTGGGCGGGGCAACTTACCAGGTCCCCATGGAGGTCCGTTCCGAGCGCGGCACTGCCTTAGCGCTGCGCTGGCTGGCCCGTTTCTCGCGCACGCGCCCGGGCAAAACTATGTCGGTACGGTTTGCCAACGAAATTATGGACGCGGCCAACGAGACGGGCAACGCGATCCGCAAGCGCGAAGAAACCCACAAAATGGCCGAGGCCAACAAGGCCTTCGCGCACTATCGCTACTGA
- the fusA gene encoding elongation factor G produces the protein MASTTPLERVRNIGIAAHIDAGKTTATERILFYSGIAHRLGEVHDGNAVMDWMSQEKERGITITAAAISTSWLDHKINILDTPGHVDFTIEVERSMRVLDGVITVLCSVGGVQPQTETVWRQAERYQVPSIAFVNKMDRAGADFYKVYQQMRERLRTNAVPVQIPIGQEDEFRGLVDLVEMQAYIYHNELGTEIEKTDIPDDIRETADKYRGILLEAVAETDETLLEKYLADESLDEDEIRSAIRQATINNEMVPMFCGSAFKNKGVQLLLNAVVDYLPAPTQVPAIEGYLPDGSQGTRPADDSEPLSALAFKVAADPYGRLTFIRVYSGVLQKGTYVYNATKEKKERISRLIVMKSNERIEVDELRAGELGAIVGLKETTTGDTLCDSQHPIILESIYVPEPVISVALEPKSNQDMDKLSKALQALSDEDPTFRVHQDPETNQTVVAGMGELHLEVLVDRMLREFKVEADVGQPQVAYRETIRTSAEAEGKFIRQSGGRGQYGHVILQIEPQEPGSGLEFVSKIVGGVVPKEYVPSVEEGVKETCESGVVAGYPVIDLKVILVDGSYHDVDSSEMAFKIAGSMGIREAIKKAEPVLLEPNMNVQVEVPEEFLGDVIGDLNARRGHVESMDTESGIAKISALVPLAEMFGYATDIRSQTQGRGMFTMEFSRYEQVPQHVAEGIITQNQSNN, from the coding sequence ATGGCAAGCACGACCCCGCTAGAGCGAGTCCGCAACATTGGGATTGCCGCCCACATTGATGCGGGCAAAACGACCGCAACCGAACGGATTCTATTTTACTCGGGAATCGCCCACCGGCTGGGCGAAGTCCACGACGGCAACGCTGTCATGGACTGGATGTCCCAAGAAAAAGAGCGCGGCATCACCATTACGGCAGCCGCCATTAGCACGAGCTGGCTGGATCACAAAATCAACATTCTCGATACGCCGGGGCACGTCGACTTCACCATTGAAGTCGAGCGCTCCATGCGAGTGCTGGATGGCGTGATTACGGTCCTGTGCTCGGTGGGCGGCGTTCAACCGCAAACCGAGACCGTTTGGCGGCAAGCCGAGCGCTACCAAGTCCCCAGCATTGCGTTCGTCAACAAAATGGACCGCGCTGGTGCGGATTTCTATAAAGTTTACCAGCAAATGCGGGAGCGCCTGCGGACCAATGCCGTTCCGGTTCAGATTCCCATCGGCCAGGAGGACGAATTCCGCGGCCTGGTCGATCTGGTCGAGATGCAGGCTTATATTTACCACAACGAGCTGGGCACCGAAATCGAGAAAACCGACATTCCCGACGACATCCGCGAGACGGCCGATAAGTACCGCGGCATTCTGCTGGAGGCCGTTGCCGAGACGGACGAGACCCTGTTGGAGAAGTATTTGGCGGATGAGTCCCTCGATGAGGATGAGATCCGCAGCGCCATCCGCCAAGCCACCATCAACAACGAGATGGTGCCCATGTTCTGCGGCTCGGCCTTTAAAAACAAAGGCGTGCAGTTGCTGCTCAATGCCGTCGTCGACTATCTGCCAGCGCCCACCCAGGTTCCGGCCATTGAGGGGTACCTGCCGGATGGCAGCCAGGGGACGCGGCCCGCTGATGACAGCGAGCCCCTATCGGCGCTGGCGTTCAAGGTGGCTGCCGATCCCTACGGGCGCTTGACCTTTATCCGCGTCTATTCGGGGGTTCTGCAAAAAGGCACCTACGTTTACAACGCCACCAAAGAGAAAAAAGAGCGCATCTCGCGCCTGATCGTGATGAAATCCAACGAGCGCATCGAGGTGGACGAGCTTCGAGCAGGCGAGTTGGGCGCGATCGTTGGGCTCAAAGAGACCACCACAGGCGATACGCTCTGCGATTCCCAGCACCCCATCATCCTCGAGTCCATCTACGTGCCCGAGCCCGTCATTTCGGTGGCGTTGGAACCCAAATCCAACCAGGACATGGACAAGCTGTCTAAGGCGCTGCAGGCCCTATCGGACGAGGATCCCACCTTCCGCGTGCACCAGGATCCCGAAACCAACCAGACCGTTGTGGCTGGGATGGGCGAGTTGCACCTGGAGGTCCTGGTTGATCGCATGCTGCGCGAGTTCAAAGTGGAAGCGGATGTCGGCCAGCCCCAGGTGGCTTACCGAGAAACCATCCGCACCTCTGCCGAGGCCGAGGGCAAATTCATCCGCCAGAGCGGCGGCCGGGGGCAGTACGGCCACGTCATTTTGCAAATCGAGCCCCAAGAACCCGGCAGCGGCTTGGAGTTCGTCTCCAAGATCGTGGGGGGCGTCGTGCCCAAAGAGTACGTCCCGTCGGTGGAAGAAGGGGTCAAAGAAACGTGCGAGTCGGGGGTCGTGGCCGGCTATCCGGTGATCGACCTCAAGGTCATTCTGGTGGATGGCTCCTACCACGACGTCGATTCCTCCGAGATGGCGTTCAAGATTGCCGGTTCGATGGGCATCCGCGAAGCCATCAAAAAAGCCGAGCCGGTTTTGCTGGAGCCCAACATGAACGTGCAAGTTGAGGTTCCTGAAGAGTTTCTTGGCGATGTCATCGGCGATCTCAACGCACGCCGCGGTCACGTTGAGAGCATGGATACTGAATCGGGCATAGCCAAAATCTCGGCACTGGTGCCGCTTGCAGAGATGTTTGGCTATGCTACGGATATCCGCTCGCAGACCCAGGGGCGCGGCATGTTCACCATGGAGTTCAGCCGGTACGAACAAGTGCCCCAGCACGTCGCTGAGGGCATTATTACCCAAAACCAAAGCAACAACTAG
- the tuf gene encoding elongation factor Tu: protein MAREKFERTKPHVNLGTIGHVDHGKTTLSASISLSLASVGQGRSWKFEEIDAAPEEKERGITINTAHLEYETDNRHYAHVDCPGHADYVKNMITGAAQMDGAILVVSAADGPMPQTREHILLAKQVGVPNLVVFLNKQDQVDDEELLELVELEIRELLSEYEFAGDETPIVRGSALNALDALSQDPSIQRGDNEWVDKVYELMDAVDDHIPTPDRDVDKPFLMAVEDVFSITGRGTVATGRVERGKITPGTEVELVGVQETRKTTVTSVEMFQKTLDEGIAGDNVGVLLRGVEKDGIERGMVIAKPGSITPHTKFEAQVYVLKKDEGGRHTPFFINYRPQFFMRTTDVTGTIEGFTGDDGSEAEMVMPGDRVRMTVELIYPVAIEENMRFAIREGGRTIGAGVVTKIVN, encoded by the coding sequence ATGGCACGCGAAAAGTTCGAACGGACCAAACCGCACGTCAATCTCGGCACGATCGGCCACGTCGATCACGGCAAAACGACCCTCAGCGCTTCCATTTCGCTGTCCCTGGCCTCAGTGGGCCAAGGCCGCAGCTGGAAGTTTGAAGAGATCGATGCGGCTCCGGAGGAAAAAGAGCGCGGCATTACCATCAACACCGCGCACCTGGAGTACGAAACGGACAACCGCCACTACGCCCACGTTGACTGCCCCGGGCACGCTGACTACGTCAAAAACATGATCACCGGCGCCGCCCAGATGGATGGCGCCATTTTGGTGGTCTCGGCAGCCGATGGGCCCATGCCCCAAACGCGCGAGCACATCCTGCTGGCCAAGCAGGTTGGGGTTCCCAACCTGGTCGTCTTTTTGAACAAGCAGGACCAGGTGGACGATGAAGAACTGCTCGAGCTGGTCGAGCTCGAGATCCGCGAGCTGCTGAGCGAGTACGAATTTGCCGGCGACGAAACGCCCATCGTGCGCGGCTCGGCGCTCAACGCCCTCGATGCGCTCTCCCAGGATCCCAGCATCCAGCGCGGCGACAACGAGTGGGTGGATAAAGTCTACGAACTCATGGATGCCGTGGACGACCACATTCCCACCCCGGATCGCGATGTCGACAAGCCCTTTTTGATGGCGGTCGAGGACGTTTTCTCCATTACGGGCCGCGGCACCGTGGCCACCGGCCGCGTCGAGCGCGGCAAAATCACCCCAGGCACCGAGGTCGAGTTGGTGGGCGTGCAAGAAACGCGCAAGACCACCGTCACCAGCGTTGAGATGTTCCAGAAGACGCTGGATGAAGGCATTGCCGGCGACAACGTCGGCGTGCTGCTGCGCGGCGTGGAAAAGGATGGTATCGAGCGGGGTATGGTGATCGCCAAGCCCGGCTCGATCACGCCGCACACCAAGTTTGAGGCCCAGGTTTATGTCCTCAAAAAGGATGAAGGCGGCCGGCACACGCCGTTTTTCATCAACTATCGCCCGCAGTTTTTCATGCGGACGACTGACGTCACCGGCACGATCGAAGGTTTCACCGGCGATGACGGCAGCGAAGCCGAGATGGTCATGCCCGGCGATCGCGTCCGCATGACGGTCGAGTTGATCTATCCGGTGGCGATCGAAGAAAACATGCGCTTTGCCATCCGCGAAGGCGGGCGCACCATCGGGGCCGGCGTCGTCACCAAGATCGTCAATTAG
- a CDS encoding 30S ribosomal protein S10: MATIQQQKIRIRLKAFDRGLLDTSCEKIVDTANRTNATAIGPIPLPTKRKVYCLLRSPHVDKDAREHFETRTHRRIVDIYQPSSQTIDALMKLDLPAGVDIEVKL; encoded by the coding sequence ATGGCAACCATCCAGCAGCAAAAAATTCGCATTCGCCTCAAGGCTTTCGATCGCGGCCTGCTCGATACCTCTTGCGAGAAGATTGTCGATACGGCCAACCGCACCAACGCCACCGCGATCGGGCCCATTCCGCTACCGACCAAGCGCAAAGTCTACTGCTTGCTGCGCTCGCCCCACGTCGATAAGGACGCGCGCGAGCACTTCGAGACCCGCACCCACCGCCGCATCGTCGACATCTACCAACCGTCCTCGCAAACCATCGACGCGCTCATGAAGCTGGATCTGCCGGCTGGCGTCGACATTGAAGTCAAGCTCTAG
- a CDS encoding ATP-dependent protease → MAASIAVRELPLFPLPEVVLFPGRPLPLHVFEFRYRILMNTILAEDKRFGVLMVDPSSGEIASVGCCAEVTQHQRLADDRMNVLTVGQQRFRLLEYVREKPYRVGLVEWIEDHSPERDLQPLASELEQQLRDVVRLSAKLTDRTMELPEDLPSLPTELSYWVASNLHGVASEQQALLEMQDTAARLQRLSQLLTATRDSLAARTALKDALGD, encoded by the coding sequence ATGGCTGCTTCCATTGCCGTTCGAGAACTGCCGCTGTTTCCGCTACCGGAGGTCGTACTGTTTCCAGGGCGACCGCTGCCGCTTCACGTCTTTGAATTTCGCTACCGGATCTTGATGAACACGATCCTGGCCGAAGACAAGCGCTTTGGCGTGCTGATGGTCGATCCCAGCAGCGGCGAAATCGCGAGCGTGGGTTGCTGTGCCGAAGTGACGCAACACCAGCGCCTGGCTGACGACCGCATGAACGTGCTGACGGTGGGGCAGCAGCGCTTCCGCTTGCTAGAGTACGTCCGCGAGAAACCCTACCGCGTGGGCCTGGTGGAGTGGATCGAGGACCACTCGCCCGAGCGGGATTTGCAGCCGCTAGCCAGCGAGCTGGAGCAGCAACTGCGCGATGTGGTGCGGCTCTCGGCCAAGCTGACCGACCGGACGATGGAGCTGCCCGAGGATTTGCCCAGCCTGCCGACGGAACTGTCCTACTGGGTTGCCAGCAACCTGCACGGGGTCGCTAGCGAGCAGCAGGCCCTGCTGGAGATGCAGGATACGGCTGCCCGCCTGCAACGCCTGTCGCAGCTCCTGACGGCCACGCGCGACAGTTTGGCGGCTCGGACAGCCCTCAAGGATGCCCTAGGCGACTAG